A single Seriola aureovittata isolate HTS-2021-v1 ecotype China chromosome 19, ASM2101889v1, whole genome shotgun sequence DNA region contains:
- the LOC130187401 gene encoding NLR family CARD domain-containing protein 3-like, with amino-acid sequence MLLEENIISFVKKELKRVQKVLRPDYPESSGSQREDEEVLDGEDEEQRRSREAFVKITVNFLRRMKQEELADCLQSKSPASVCRRELKSNLKKKFQFVFEGIAKAGNSTLLNQIYTELYITEGGTGEVNDQHEVRQIETASRKPVRPETTIRQEDIFKASPGRDGPIRRVMTKGVAGIGKTVLTQKFTLDWAEDKDNQDIQFTFPFTFRELNVLKERKFSLVELVHHVFTETKEAGICRFDQFQVVFIFDGLDECRLPLDFHNTEILTDVTESTSVDVLLTNLIRGKLLPSARLWITTRPAAANQIPPQCVDMVTEVRGFTDPQKEEYFRKRFRDEEQASRIISHIKTSRSLHIMCHIPVFCWITATVLEEVLKTREGGELPKTLTEMYIHFLVVQSKLKKVKYDGGSETDPHWSPESRKMIESLGKLAFEQLQKGNLIFYESDLTECGIDIRAASVYSGVFTQIFKEERGLYQDKVFCFVHLSVQEFLAALHVHLTFIKSGLNLMSEEQSTSWLSKVIRDKPEPTLFYQIAVDEALQSPNGHLDLFLRFLLGLSLQTNQTLLQGLMTQAGSGSETNHETVQYIKKKIEETPSAEKSINLFHCLNELNDRSLVEQIQQSLRSGRLSTDKLSPAQWSALVFILLSSEEDLDVFDLKKYSASEEALLKLLPVVKASNKAVLSGCNLSERSCETLSSVLSSLSSSLRHLDLSNNNLQDSGVKLLSAGLESPHCKLEGLSLSGCLITEEGCSSLASALSSNPSHLRELDLSFNHPGDSGVKLLSAGLEDPHWKLDTLRLDHGGLERLRPGVRKYSCELELDINTVNRNLRLSDNNRKVTWVTEYQSYPDHPDRFDLWPQLLCRTGLTGRCYWEVEWRGGVHISVSYRGIRRNGNSEDCWFGGNDQSWSLICSDDGGYSVWHNKRKTSISSSSSSSSSSSSSSSSSSDRVAVYVDCPAGSLSFYRVSDSLIHLHTFNTTFTEPLYPGFGFVFFVSRSSVSLC; translated from the exons ATG ctgctggaggagaacatcATCAGTTTTGTGAAGAAGGAGCTGAAGAGAGTCCAGAAGGTCCTGAGACCAGATTACCCAGAATCCTCAGGgagtcagagggaggatgaggaggtgttggatggtgaggatgaagagcagaggaggagcagagaggcgTTTGTGAAGATCACAGTGAACTTCCTGaggagaatgaagcaggaggagctggctgactgtctgcagagca AGAGTCCTGCTTCAGTTTGTCGACGTGAACTCAAAtctaacctgaagaagaagttccagtttgtgtttgaggggATCGCTAAAGCAGGAAACTCAACCCTTCTGAAccagatctacacagagctctacatcacagagggagggactggagaggtcaatgatcaacatgaggtcagacagattgaaacagcatccaggaaaccagtcagaccagaaacaaccatcagacaagaagacatctttaaagcctcacctggaagagacggaccaatcagaagagtgatgacaaagggagtggctggcattgggaaaacagtcttaacacagaagttcactctggactgggctgaagacaaagacaaccaggacatacagttcacatttccattcaccttcagagagctgaatgtgctgaaagagagaaagttcagcttggtggaacttgttcatcacgtctttactgaaaccaaagaagcaggaatctgcaggtttgatcagttccaggtcgtgttcatctttgacggtctggatgagtgtcgacttcctctggacttccacaacactgagatcctgactgatgttacagagtccacctcagtggacgtgctgctgacaaacctcatcagggggaaactgcttccctctgctcgcctctggataaccacacgacctgcagcagccaatcagatccctcctcagtgtgttgacatggtgacagaggtcagagggttcactgacccacagaaggaggagtacttcaggaagaggttcagagatgaggagcaggccagcaggatcatctcccacatcaagacatcacgaagcctccacatcatgtgccacatcccagtcttctgctggatcactgctacagttctggaggaggtgttgaaaaccagagagggaggagagctgcccaagaccctgactgagatgtacatccacttcctggtggttcagtccaaactgaagaaggtcaagtatgatggaggatctgagacagatccacactggagtccagagagcaggaagatgattgagtctctggggaaactggcttttgagcagctgcagaaaggaaaccttatcttctatgaatcagacctgacagagtgtggcatcgatatcagagcagcctcagtgtactcaggagtgttcacacagatctttaaagaggagagaggcctgtaccaggacaaggtgttctgcttcgtccatctgagtgttcaggagtttctggctgctcttcatgtccatctgaccttcatcaAGTCTGGACTCAATCTGATGTCAGAAGAACAATCAACTTCCTGGTTATCTAAAGTCATCAGGGACAAGCCTGAACCAACACTCTTCTACCAGATAGCTGTGGACGAGGCCTTacagagtccaaatggacacctggacttgttcctccgcttcctcctgggtctttcactgcagaccaATCAGACTCTCCTACAAGGTCTGATGACACAGGCAGGAAGTGGCTCAGAGACCAATCACGAGACAGTCCAgtacatcaagaagaagattgaagagactccctctgcagagaaaagcatcaacctgttccactgtctgaatgaactgaatgatcgtTCTCTAGTGGAGCAGATCCAACAGTCCCTGAGATCAGGACgtctctccacagataaactatctcctgctcaatggtcagctctggtcttcatcttactgtcctcagaagaagatctggacgtgtttgacctgaagaaatactctgcttcagaggaggctcttctgaagctgctgccagtggtcaaAGCCTCAAATAAAGCTGT actgagtggctgtaacctctcagagagaagctgtgaaactctgtcctcagtcctcagctccctgtcctctagtctgagacacctggacctgagtaacaacaacctgcaggattcaggagtgaagctgctgtctgctggactggagagtccacacTGTAAACTGGAAGGTCTCAG tctgtcaggatgtctgatcacagaggaaggctgttcttctctggcctcagctctgagctccaacccctcccacctgagagagctggacctgagcttcaatcatccaggagactcaggagtgaagctgctgtctgctggactggaggatcCACACTGGAAACTGGACACTCTCAG gTTGGATCATGGTGGACTGGAGAGACTGAGACCTGGTGTGaggaagt attccTGTGAACTGGAACTGGacataaacacagtgaacagaaacctcagactgtctgacaacaacaggaaggtgaCATGGGTGACAGAGTATCAATCATATCCTGATCATCCAGACAGATTTGACCTTtggcctcagctgctgtgtagaactggtctgactggtcgctgttactgggaggtcgagtggagaggaggggttCATATATCAGTGAGTTACAGAGGAATCAGAAGAAACGGAAACAGTGAGGACTGTTGGTTTGGAGGAAATGATCAGTCCTGGAGTCTGATCTGCTCTGATGATGGTGGTTACTCTGTCTGGCACAATAAGAGGAAAacatccatctcctcctcctcctcctcctcctcctcttcctcctcctcctcctcctcctcctctgacagagtagcagtgtatgtggactgtcctgctggctctctgtccttctacagagtctctgactcactgatccacctccacaccttcaacaccaccTTCACTGAACCTCTGTATCCTGGTTTTGGGTTTGTGTTCTTCGTATCTCGTTCCTCGGTGTCTCTGTGTtga